ggttgtgagttcaaaccccggccgagtcataccaaagactatacaaatggtagccattacctccctgcttggcactcagcatcaaggattgaaattgggggttaaatcaccaaaaatgcttcCCGGGCGTggctactgctgctgctcactgctcccctcacttatcagggggtgaacaaggggatgggtcaaatgcagagtacatatttcaccacagctagtgtgtgtgtgtgagacaatcattgctactttaacttcaagaggtagtcacctgaaatggttttcacgtcacaggtgtgcttgaagatcatggagagaatgccaagagtgtgcaaagcagtcatcggtgcaaagggtggctattttaaagaattaaagttaattaaactaattagaatataaaacatgttttcagttttttgttttttttgattgattgagacttgtattagtagattgcaagtacttaactccacatgtgttcattgatagttttgatgtgactatctacaatgtgaatagtcatggaaataaagagaacccattgaatgaggagaaggtgtgtccagacGTTTGGCCGTACTGtacatttgttaaaaaaatggcATTTAATGGCTCGTGACATAAGATGTGGTGACTCACTTAGCAGGAAGTAAGAAGCAAATGACCCAAGAAACTTAATGATTTCGTAGTAAGAAATTTATTTTGCAATAGTTACCATGAAGAAAACATAGAAATGTGACTGTACACACATCACACAGGCTTCATTCTAAATGAAGCTgataaaaaaaagaagcaaactagAAAAACGTGTTTTAGAAAATAAGACATCTTCTAGGCAgagatgaagatgatgaagatgatgatgatgaaggacAACACTGCTTAACCTCTTTGGTTCTTGAACGCAGTTCTAtcaaaaataactttcaaatGAGTTTCCCCGCGTTGGAGGCCTTGCCGCTCTTCAGTGCAAATATCCCCGGCCCGCCCCCTGAGGCGAAAGTGGCAGGTGGGGGCGGGGCTGAGCAGAGGTggcaagaggaagaagaagatggCAAGGAGAGCCCCTCCCACTACTCACGAAGGAGAGCCCCTCCCACTACTCACGAAGCATGCATTTCAAGTATTGCTGATAGTTGCTCGCTTGTCTGCTGTGTGCCTCGTACTTTATTTTGCATAGCTCATGCGGCACTTATGTCTTTGATCGCTGAGGCGCCACCTAGTGCTCACGGAAGGCATTTCAATCTGCAAGTGCTGTTCAGTTGCGACATTGTCGTCGGAGTCTGTGATTCTACCGCGAGATTGGCTGCCGGCCTCTCGACCAAGGACGAAGCTCCGCTCCCAGCACAAAACCACGCAAGTCCATccacaaacataaatatatgtacaggCTTATATGCGATTGCATGGTGGGAATGTGGCCAGGATGGCGTACTTGTCGTCCACACGGTTGGTCGTCCACACGGTTGGTCGTCCACACGGTTGGTCGTCCACACGGTTGGTCGTCCACACGGTTGGTCGTCCACACGGTTGGTCGTCCACACGGTTGGTCGTCCACACGGTTGGTCGTCCACAGGGTTGGTCGTCCACACGGTTGGTCGTCCACACGGTTGGTCGTCCACACGGTCACTCCGTCAGCTCCACGACCGCCTGAGAAGGTCAAGCACAGCCGCACTCCTCTACAATCATGTTGGGGACGTCCCGCTTGACGATGTTGTACTCGTCATCAAAATAGAGCATGGACATGGTGCTTAGTCTGGTCGGGATGCAGCAGGAGTTCATAGAGCCGGGGCTCATCCCGCGCATGCGGTACTGGTTCACCACGGCCGTGTGAAAGGACGACGCCGAGCTGGGCACACCTGCCATGTAGGCGGGGCAGTTCCCTTCGCAGTAGTTCCCAAAGTAACCCGAGGGTGCAATGATCCAGTCGTTCCAGCCTATGAGTCGAAAGTCGATGTAGAACTGCTGGCGGCAGCACAGGCTGCTGCTGCCGTCGCATTCCAGTCCTCTCTTCCGAATGCGGTGCTTGGCGTCCACCTGCCGGGCCTGAACCACCAGGAAGGGCCGGTGCGACTCGTCATTGCGGTTCAGGAGTACGGGCGTGACGGCGCCGGCCTCACAGCCCTCGCAGCGCACGTCCAGGTTTTGACGGCGGTCGCCCTGCTCAAACACTAACCGCACAGCTTCAGTCAACATGAAGGTGTGCCACCCGCTCCGCTTCAGCTCCACCTGCTTCTCCACCAGGTTCCACTTGCTGCTAAGGCCCGGTTCCTGGTAGTACACTTTCACTGCCACCTTGCGCCTGGACCGCACCTCCAGAGGCTGAGCTTGCAGCTTAAAGTAGAGCCAGAGGGTCGCCTGCGTCACGTGGAGGTTCTGGTTCCCCTCGCTGGAGATCAgaaagaacaaactggacttGGAGGTCACCAGATCATCTGTGAACACAAGCATGTTGATGAGAAGCATGACAACACAAGTGGAGGTACTGGTCATTCATGCAAGGATGCAGCTTTGCTCACTTGCTAACGAGCCTGATAGAACATTGACCACTGCGCAGAAACTTGGTTTTAACCTTGAAAACTACACTAAGGTCAGTCGTCAGTGGACACTCGCTGACACACGAGCATGCTGATTGACAGCTGTCAGGTGGAGCTGATTAGAGTGTTCCTTCAGGCGGGAATCTGGGGAATTCTAATTGGAGAGGATTGAGAATTGAGATAGGTTGGGGGGGTctttgcactgctgacctgtctctgcttgggatggttttctgctggccccactatggactggactctcactattatgttagatccactatggactggactggactctcacactattatgttagatccactatggactggactctcacactattatgttagatccactatggactggactctcactattatgttagatccactatggactggactctcactattatgttagatccactatggactggactctcactattatgttagatccactatggactggactctcactattatgttagatccactatggactggactctcactattatgttagatccactatggactggactctcactat
Above is a genomic segment from Nerophis ophidion isolate RoL-2023_Sa linkage group LG27, RoL_Noph_v1.0, whole genome shotgun sequence containing:
- the LOC133544318 gene encoding inhibin beta B chain-like, encoding MFSITLDLAVTKLHFFLRKSKMTCWLLRLTLLLLCVLCVLSGRVTPTPGGSTEAAGRPASSRENCASCGVSPPQDAQSGRLDADFVEAVKRHILSRLQMRRRPNITHPLPKAAMVTALRKLHAGKLREDGGVDIPDLDGHPMANDVLEESSEIISFAEKDDLVTSKSSLFFLISSEGNQNLHVTQATLWLYFKLQAQPLEVRSRRKVAVKVYYQEPGLSSKWNLVEKQVELKRSGWHTFMLTEAVRLVFEQGDRRQNLDVRCEGCEAGAVTPVLLNRNDESHRPFLVVQARQVDAKHRIRKRGLECDGSSSLCCRQQFYIDFRLIGWNDWIIAPSGYFGNYCEGNCPAYMAGVPSSASSFHTAVVNQYRMRGMSPGSMNSCCIPTRLSTMSMLYFDDEYNIVKRDVPNMIVEECGCA